The genomic interval GAGTGTAAAGAGATTGGACGATCCTGAGATGACGGCGCCTGTGCCTGCAACGGGGGAGATGGCGGCCAGCGTGATCCCCGAGCCCGCTGCGGCAGAAGTGGATAACGCCAGGTCCCCCATCCTTGCCGGTCTTGTCGGCTCGGTCCTGATGGTGTTCGGATCCCTCGGCGTCGGCTGGCTGGCCCCCGTTTCCGAACTCCGCCGCGTACCGATCTTTATCTGGATGCGGACGGAGGCCATCGGCGTTGCCCTGGCCATCGTGCTGGTTGCGGTAGGCGGCATGCTCCTGGTCCGCTCCTGGCTGAGGCTCGGCCAGCGGGTCCGCGTATGGGGGCCGGCGGCGCGAAAGGCAACGCTGCAGGCCATCGCAGCATGGGGCCTGCCGTTGATGTTCACCGTCCCGCTCTTCAGCCGCGACGTGTACGCCTACATTGGTCAGGGCAGGCTGATGGTGGAGGGGTTCAACCCCTACGAGAACGGCATTTCGGCGTTGTCCAACTATTTCCAGCTTGGCGCCGACAAACAGTGGACTGAAGCTCCCGTGCCGTACGGCCAGCTGTTTCTGTGGATCGAGCAGTTTGTGGTCTGGTCCACCAACGTCCAGCCCGAGGCCAGCGTGATGCTTTTCAGGCTCGTGGCGCTGTTTGGTGTGGTCCTCTGTGTCATCTACGTGCCCAAGCTGGCCGAGCTTCACGGCGTCAATCCGCACCGCGCCTTGTGGCTCACCGCGGCCAACCCCCTGTTCCTCACCAACTTCATCGCCAGCGTCCACAACGATGCCCTCATGATCGGGTTGGCCCTTGCCGGGCTGTACTACGCGGCCACCAGGCGCGTGGTGCTGGGCATAGTCCTCGTGACCCTTTCCATCGCCGTCAAGCCCATCACCATCGTTTTCCTGCCGTTCATCGGCCTGATCTGGGCAGGCAAGAACGCCGGCTGGCCGCGGAAATTCCTGTTCTGGGGACTGACCGGAGGGCTGAGCCTGGCCATTCTGTACGGCCTGAGCCTCGTCAACGGGTTCGGCTTCGGCTGGATCAATGGGCTGTCCGCCCCTGGCAGCCTCTTCATTTGGTACGCGCCGGTGGGCTTGGTGGGGCTGATGGTCGCTTCCGTGTCGAACGCCTTCGGCCTCGACGGGTGGACGCTCGCCGACTGGGTGTTCGACGCCGGCAAACTACTTGCCGTAGGCATCGTCGCCTTCCAGATCTTCAGGGGTGAGCATGAGCGGCTGATCCGCCGCCTCACCTTGGGCTTTGCGGCCATCGTGGTGCTGGCGCCGATGATCCAGGCCTGGTACGTGGTGTGGCTCATCCCGCTGTTCGCGGTGACAGGCATCCGCAATGACTGGCAGGTCAAGGCCCTGTATTTCATCGTGTCGTTCTTCATGATCTACGCCATTTCTGACCAGCTGGAGGTATTTCCCTACCTCCAGACCGAGGACCTCGGACTTGCCCTGGTCCTGGCCCGCTTCGCGGCGGCGATTACCGGCCTGCTTTTTGCCATGTACCTGATCTTCATGGATCCGGACACCAAAAGGCTTTTCCGGAAGCCGGCCGAACCGGTGACCGAACGCCCCGTTATCTAGTCTCCGCAGGCGCGGTTATCCGGCGCCGGTGATTCCCGCCGTCGTGCCCTGTTCCAGATGCCGCAAGGCTTCCTTCCGGGACAGCGGACTCAACCGCGTGCCCTTTTCCACCACGAAATCGTGTACCCACTCCGGGTCCGTTTTGGCGTATTCACGAAGCGCCCAGCCAATGGCCTTCCGGATGAAAAACTCCGGGTCCGCCAGATTCGGCTCAATGACAGCCCGCAGCAGGTCCTGGTCCGTGCTGGCCTTGGCCTTCAACTGCGAGGTGATGGCCGACCGCCGGATCCAGAAGTCCTGGTCCGTGCTCCAGGCCAGCAGGAGTTCGGTCATCATGGGCCGGTGGGCCTGAAGAAGCCCGCCGATACGATGCGACACCCCATCCACGAAATCCCACCACGCGCCGGTGCGGATGATCTCCTCATAGACAGGGAGCATCAGCTGGTCACGGGCCACCAACCGGAGGCTTGTCAGGTCAATGGCCGCATAGCGTTCCTCGCGTACAGTGGAGCCGCGCCAGAGTTCCAGCACCGTGGCCCGCAACTGGCCCGCCGACGTAACGGGATGGACGGAAGCAGCGGCCAGCGCCAGCCGCCTGACTTCCGGGACTCTGACGCCCAGTGACGGCAGAGTGGACTTCATATACGCCTGCGCGCCAGTGGCCCGCACCGGGTCCGTCCGCTCCCGCAGCGCCGCGCGCACGGCATCCAACAACTCGCGGTTCGGAGTCTCCGTGACCGGTGCGTCCGTGTCCAGCGATTCGTCATTCGGCGGCATTCGGTCCATGGTGCAACTTTAGCGAGGTGCCGGCGGCCTGGATGTCGGCCGGTCCATCCTCAGCGGGACGGCTCTAGAGTGGGACCAGACAAACTGCACGTTCCCGTGAACCGTGCCACCCGACGTCGGAGGTTCCCTGCATGTCCATGATCAAGACTCCCGAGCAGATTGCCCTCATGCGCGAAGCCGGCCGGGTGGTGGCCAATACGCTGGCGGCGGTGCGTGAGGCCGCCGGAGTGGGTGTCACCCTGCGTGACCTCGATGCGCTGGCCGCCGAGACGATTGCCACGGCGGGAGCCACACCGGCCTTCCTGGACTACCACCCGCGCTGGGCCGCAGTTCCGTTTCCTGGCGTGATCTGCACAAGTGTGAACGACGCCGTGGTCCACGGAATCCCCGACGACTACAAACTCCAGGACGGTGACCTGCTCAGCGTGGATTGCGGGGCATTCCTGGAGGGCTGGTGCGGCGATGCGGCCGTCAGTTTCATTGTGGGAACACCCGATCCTGTGGACCAGGCCCTCATTGATGCCACGGATGCCGCCTTATCCCGCGGGATCGAGGCAGCCCGGATCGGCAACAAAATGGGCGATCTTGCCTACGCGATCGGCGGCGCCGCGCGGCGGGCGGGCTACGGTCTGCTGGCTGACCACGGCGGCCACGGGATCGGCCGCACCATGCACGCCGAACCGCCGGTGCCCAACGACGGCAGGCCGGGGCGCGGGATCAAGCTCACCGACGGGCTGGTCATGGCCATCGAGCCCATGCTGATCCTGGGCCGCAAGGACGACTACTATCAGGACGACGACGGATGGACGCTGCGTTCCGCCAACGGCCGCCGGGCCGCCCACAGCGAACACACAGTGGCCATCACTGCCGATGGCCCGCTGATCCTTACGCTCCCTTAGGTCCTGTGAGGCTCAGGCGCACCACGGCCCGCCCTGGGACGCCGCTGCTGGCCACGGTGAACCCGGCGCGCAGGAAGAGGTTCAGCGTGCCGTGGTAAAAGTCTGCGGGTCCCGCTTTGGGCCGCTGCTCGCGGTCCACCGGGTAGCCTTCCACAACGTCGGCACCATTGAGCCGGGCATGCTCGACGGCGGCGCGCAGCAGCGCGGCTGCCACACCGCTCCGGCGGTGGCCGGCGGCGACCACGAAGCAGGTCACTGACCACACGCTGTCGGCCGCATCCGGTGGTGCTGTTTCGGAATCGGGCGGCGCTGATTCCTCCGCTTGCCGAAGCACGCGGGAGCGAAGCACACGTGGATAACAGGTCCGTGGCTCCACGGCGCACCAGCCCACGGGCTGACCGTCGACGAAGGCGAGGACGCCGGGGGCGGGGGAGCCGCCGTCGAACTTTTCCTTCAACTGTGCCTTGCGGGCGGCCGGATCCAGCGCCGAGTACTCCGGACCCGTGAGGGCAAAGAACCGGCACCAGCAGCGGGACGGCTCACCGGGTCGGCCGAACAGCCGCTCGACCCCGTTCCACTCCGCCGCGGCCGTCGTCAGGCCGGTTGCGGGCCCGTCCGTCATGCTGGTCAGGCCACCGACTCGGCGCTGCTCGGGTGTGCCACCTCGGTGCTGCGCCGGAGTATGACCTGGCCGGATATCGGGGGCGATCCGGCATCGTCGGCGGACGGGCCGGCTGCGCTGCTGGCGGCCTGCCGTCCGATCTCCTCCAGGGGAAGGTGCACCGTGGAGAGGGCCGGCCGGAAATCGCGCAGAGTCTCAATATCGTCGAAACCGGCAACGGCGGCGTCGCGCGGGATCCGCAGTCCCTGGGAGAGCAGTGCGGCGGCGGCCCCGATGGCCATAACGTCGTTGACGGCAAAGATGCAGAGCCGTTTTGTCTCGGTCCCGGGTTGGGACGCTGTGATCCGTGCAGCCAGGGCGAGGCCGGCCTCGAAGCCGCCCGCACGGGTGAAGTCCGTGCGGATGACGTCCGCGGCAGGCAGGCCGGCGCTGGCAAGGCCGCGCTGGAACCCACGGATCCGGTCGTCGGAGGTGAACAGCCCTTCCGGGCCGCCGACGATCACGAAGTCTTCTTCCCGCGACGCGGCCAGCTCAGCTGCGAGCTGCGCGGCGAGCTCCTCATTGGGCACACTCACCACGTGGTAGCCGTCGGCTGCCGCGGCGCCCACAATACCGTGGCCGATCACGCCCACGTGGCCGCCGTTGCGGCAGTAGCGGTCCAGTTCCGCAGCGAGTTCGGTGTTGCCTTCCCGGTCCTCGGTGCGGGAGGTCCGTGATCCTGCGATCACGATGGAATCGGCGCGGCGTGCGGCGAAGGCAGCCACGGCTTCCTTCTCACTGTCCGGAGCGCCTTCAGTGGTGGCCAGCAGCACCATCTTGTGCTGTTCCCTCGCGGCATCCTGGACGCCGCGGGCAATGGCTGCGAAGTACGGATCGGCAATGTCATGCACGATCAGCCCGATCAGCCCGGAGCTGGACTTGGCCAGCCCCTGCGCCTGGGCGTTGGGAATGTAGCCGAGGGATTCGGCAGCCTGGCGCACCCGGTCCGCAATATCCTTGCCGGGTATCCGGGCGGAGCCGTTCAGCACGCGGGAGGCGGTGGCCGGCGACACGCCCGCCAGCCGGGCCACCTCGGTGAGGGTACTTGCAGCCACAACTTCTCCCGTTCATACAGACGTTCAGCGCCGTTAGCGCCGCTTTCAGTATGGCAGTTTGAGGATACTTTGGGAAAGCGCTTGCCAACCCGAAGGGGAGCGGTGCATGATGGACGCAGTGGGAATGCGCTTTCCCAATTCAGCTTGAGTAACACTGCTCACTCACCGTGGAGGACACATGGGCTTCGAAACAAAGACGATCCGTATCGCCATGAACGGCATCACCGGCCGGATGGGCTACCGCCAGCACCTGCTGCGTTCCATCCTTCCCATCCGCGACGCCGGGGGCTTCACGCTGGAGGACGGTACCAAGGTCCAGGTGGAGCCGATCCTGGTCGGCCGCAATGAAGCCAAGATCCGCGAGCTGGCAGAACTGCACAAGGTGGCCGAATGGACCACGGACCTGGATTCCGTGATCAATGATCCTTCGGTGGACATCATCTTTGATGCGTCCATGACGAGCCTCCGCGCCGCCACGCTGAAGAAGGCCATGCTGGCTGGCAAGCACATCTTCACCGAGAAGCCCACGGCGGAATCCCTGGAAGAAGCCATCGAGCTGGCCCGCATCGGCAAGGAAGCCGGCGTCACCGCCGGCGTTGTGCACGACAAGCTGTACCTCCCCGGCCTGGTCAAGCTCCGCCGTCTGGTGGACGAAGGCTTCTTCGGCCGCATCCTCTCCATCCGCGGCGAATTCGGCTACTGGGTCTTCGAAGGCGACGTCCAGGCAGCGCAACGACCGTCCTGGAACTACCGCAAGGAAGACGGCGGCGGCATGACCACGGACATGTTCTGCCACTGGAACTACGTCCTGGAAGGCATCATCGGCAAGGTCAAGAGCGTCAACGCCAAGACCGCCACCCACGTCCCGGCCCGCTGGGACGAGGCAGGCAAGGAGTACAGGGCCACCGCCGACGACGCCTCCTACGGCATCTTCGAACTCGAAACGCCGGCAGGCGAGCCGGTCATCGGCCAGATCAACTCCTCCTGGGCTGTCCGCGTCTACCGCGACGAGCTTGTGGAATTCCAGATCGACGGCACGCATGGTTCCGCCGTTGCCGGCCTGAACAAGTGCGTAGCCCAGCAGCGTGCCCACACCCCCAAGCCCGTCTGGAACCCGGACCTGCCCGTCACGGAATCCTTCCGCAGCCAGTGGCAGGAAGTTCCCGCCAACGCCGAGCTGGACAACGGCTTCAAGCTGCAGTGGGAAGAGTTCCTGCGCGACGTGGTGGCCGGCCGCGAGCACCGCTTCGGCCTGCTGTCCGCCGCCCGCGGCGTCCAGCTCGCCGAGCTTGGCCTGCAGTCCAACGACGAACGCCGCACCATCGACATCCCGGAGATCACGCTCTGATGACTTCCCTGATCCTTCCCACCCACGACGGCGGCACCCGCGAGTACCGCCTCCAGGGCGGCGTGTCGTGGGCACGCCCCACCGCCCCGCTCACGTCGCGCCGCGCGTACGCGGCCGCGCACGTCATTCCCGAGGTCCTGGCGGACAACACGCCAGGTGCCCCGGCCAGCCTCGACTGGGACGCCACCCTGGCGTACCGGCACGAACTCTGGTCCTACGGCCTGGGTGTTGCGGATGCCATGGACACCGCCCAGCGCGGCATGGGCCTGGACTGGGCCGCAACCCAGCAGCTCATCAAGCGCACCGGTGTGGAGGCCGCTTCGGTGGTCACCGCCGGTGGCCCCGCTACCGCCGGCAAGACCGTCCGCGACCTGGTCTCGTGCGGTGCCGGCACCGACCAGCTGGAGCTCGCCACACTGCCCACCGGCACGGCAGGTCTTGCCGCCGTCCTGGACGCCTACCGCGAGCAGATCGCCGTCGTCAGTGAAGCCGGACCCAAGATCATCCTGATGGCTTCCCGAGCGCTGGCCCGCGTGGCCAACGGCCCGGACGACTACCTGCACGTCTATTCGACGCTGCTGCAGGAAGTGGACCAGCCCGTCATCCTGCACTGGCTCGGGACCATGTTCGATCCCGCGCTGGCCGGATACTGGGGTTCGGACGACGTCGCTGCCGCGACAGAGACGTTCCTGTCGCTGATCCGCGAGCACGCGGACAAGGTGGACGGCGTGAAGGTGTCCCTGCTGGACGCTGCGCATGAGGTTGCCCTGCGCGCCGCCCTTCCGGAAGGCGTCCGCCTCTACACCGGCGACGACTTCAACTACCCGGAACTGATCGACGGCGACGGCAGCCACCACTCGGACGCGCTGCTGGGCATCTTCGCTGCGATCTACCCGGCGGCTTCGGTTGCGCTGCAGAACTACGACGCCGGCAAGGCTGAGGAGGCGCGCGCCATCCTGGATTCCACGCGCGAGCTGGGCAAGCACATCTTCAGCGCCCCCACGTTCTACTACAAGACCGGGATCGCCTTTATGTCCTGGCTTAACGGCAAGCAGCCCGGGTTCCAGATGGTGGGCGGCCTGCATTCGGGCCGCTCCGTCTGCCACCTGGCCAAGACCTTCGAACTTGCCGACCAGGCAGGGCTGCTGAAGGACCCGGCGCTCGCCGCGTTCCGGATGTCCGACTACCTGCGCATCAACGGAGTGGGAGTATGACATCCAATTCAGAACCGTCCCCTTTTTCACGGCTTTCCCTGAACAGCGCCACCACCAAGAAGCTGACGCTTGCCGAAGTTGTTGATGGCTGTGTCCGCGCCGGAATCCCCGCGATCGCCCCGTGGCGCGACAGGGTTGAAGAAGCGGGGCTGGACAAGGCCGCGAAGCTGATCAAGGACGCGGGCCTCCGGGTCTCCTCCCTGTGCCGCGGCGGCTTCCTGACAGCGGCCGACGCCGAGGGCCAGGCCGCCGCCCTGGCGGACAACCGCGCGGCCGTCCTCGAAGCCGCTGCGCTGGACACCAGGGAACTCTTCCTGGTGGTCGGCGGCCTGGCGCCGGGGGAGAAGGATGTGGTGGCAGCCCGCCAGCGCGTTGCCGACCGCCTCGCCGATCTTGTCCGGTTCGCCACCGAGAACGGCATCCGGCTGGTGCTCGAACCCCTGCACCCCATGTACGCAGCGGACCGTGCCGTCATCTCGACCCTGGGCCAGGCCTTGGATCTTGCAGCCCCGTTTAATGCGCACGCGGTGGGCGTCGCCGTCGACACCTTCCACGTCTGGTGGGACCCGGACCTGAAGGCCCAGATTGAACGTGCCGGCAGGGAAGGGCGCATCGCATCCTACCAGGTGTGTGACTTCAACATGCCCATAGCGGCCGATCCGCTGCTGTCCCGGGGTTTTATGGGCGACGGCGTGATCGACTTCGCCACCATCAGCACCTGGGTCAGGGACGCCGGGTACACCGGGGACATCGAGGTTGAAATCTTCAACCAGGAGATCTGGGACGCCGACGGAGATGCTGTCATGGAGACCGTCAAGGCGCGCTACGCGGAACTCGTCCTGCCATACACCTGAGAGGCGGCATGGTCACACAAACGAAAAACACCCCGGTCTGCTGACCGGGGTGTTTTTTGCTGACCGGCCCATCCGTAACGGAGGTGCTGGCTCAACAACTTGTGCCCCAGGAGGGAATCGAACCCCCGACCGGCGGATTAGGGGTTGCTGCTTTTCGTCCTTGTTCATCCATGCTTGTTATCCGCTAGATTCCGGGGGAAACCGCCCCATATGGCGGGGTGGCATGACTGGTGTTTCTCGTCATTATTGGTTGTTTCCGGTGGGTAAGCGGTGGGTGATCCGTTAGACTCGCGGCCGTTAACAATCTCCAAGCAGGACGGCCTCACCATGAAAAGCACCGCCACCCACCCCACCGTTCCCGCCGGCTTCGTCCCGGTCCCCGATGTGATGCTGGATGTGATGCCAGACCTCCCGCCCACCCACTTCCAAGGGCCAACCGAGACCGGCGACGGCTGGATGATCGAAGCCACGTTCACCTTCGAGGACGGTATCGAGTTAGAGATCCAGCCAGCCATCGGAGACTACTCGAAGGGCGGGCTCACGCCGTCCCAGGCGATCGAAGCAGGGAAGGCGTTGGCGGGGCTCGGCGCCAAGTACGCCGGCGCCTGACCTGGCATCCGCCTAACTGATCATTCGAAGGAGCCGAGCTATGTTGTCTCTCTGAGACCGTGGCATCATCTCCGGCGACTCCGGCGTGGCAATGATGGCTTGGTAGTGCTCTTCGGTGAAGCGATAGAGCCGGCCGATCCTGCTGTGCGGCCACTGGCCAGAGTTGCACATGCGACGGACCGTGTCAGGGGACACGTTCAAGCGCGCAGCTAGCTCCGCGACCGTCAGCATGGGAGGAACTTTCATGCAGTAGACGATACGCCACGCGTACCTGGCCTCCGGCCCGCGGACGCGTAAGGCAGACTGAGAGAGTTCACGTCCACTGAGCCATTGGGGAAGACCATGCCAAACGTCCAGATTTTCACTACACCTGAACGTAGGATCCAGCGCTACAAAGTCAAAGCAACCGGCGACACCGGAACCGGCGTCAGCAGCAGTAACGGCAGCCGAAATGTTGGCCGTCTCGCGACCATCGGGCGCGAGCTCAACATACAGCTCATCGACATCTGCGACGACAAAACGGGCGAGGTCCGAACCTTCCGCGCTGAGTTCCTGGATCTGATCGAATCGGTTGAGGAATAAGAACCTACTGTTGGCCTAGGCATATCGGTCAGCAGCTGCCCCGGCACCTGACATAGGTCCGGGGCTTTTCTTACAGCTGGGCGTGAATCGGGTCGATGTGCTCGTCATCTCGGCTGTAATCCGGTGGATTTTCGCTAAACTGGCCATCCAAAATCTTCAGATCGGACATCTTCTCGGTCAGGAAGAGATGCCAAAACGGAACGGGACGCGAATTACTTGTGCCGTCGACTTGATAGCCGCGCAAGATTTCATTGCCAGTCGTGGCATGGAGCCCAAATGCCGCCGGCATAACCACACGCGGGTGCCCATCGTAGTGAAATGCAACAAGATTGCGGTTATGTATTGCCCCGGAAAGATCCACGGTATTTCCCCCAACTTTGTAATTCGCCTCCGAAATGGCGACGTTCATCAAAGCATGCCATGAGATGCCTCCGGACGATACTGTCAGTGCCCCTTGCTAGGCTCCGGACAACTGGCAACTCGGCCAGACCAAATAGACAGGTGGCCTCCACATGCTGGAGCAGTGCAAGGAATGCGGATCCGTCGCTGAAGTGAAGTTCGTGCAGCCGAGGGGACTGAAAGTCGGCCGCCGCCTCCCGGCCGCTAAGCAGCGAGTACCCTCCCGCTGCAGCAACAAAGAATGCCCCATGTCCAACCCCATGAAAGCCACGCTGGACAACTTCCGGCCGGTCGACTAGGTCGGTTCGACATTCTGGGTCGCCCTACCGCTTTTGCCGATTTCCGTGGTTAGATCAGCGTATGGGGATAAAATTGGGGAAAAGCGCAAAACTTCCGGGCGACACTCTTATCGGAACAGGCATTATCTTCTGCTTCCTGAGCGTGCTGCTCTTCATTATGGGCTCGGTCAACGGCGCAACAAATGGCTACATCCTGGGCGGCGGCGGGATCCTCGGATTGCTCATCATCTGCGTGGGCTACCTAAAGCGCATTTCCGTGGCGTTGACCGTCTCAGCCGATACGGTCTCCGAAGCATCACCGGCCGCCAAACACTAAGCCGCGCAAACGCAAAGAGCCCCCGCCGGGAATGATCCTGGCGGGGGCTCTCGTTTGGGCTTAGCGGCGGCCCTTCCGCATGTGCTGAGACATACTGTCAGCCTTGGCCAGGACCTCCGAGGCTCTGTGATCAACCTGGGCCAGCAAGTATTGCCCCGTGAAGGGGTTCTGCACGTAGGTGTCGCCCATGTGCACGGGTGCTGCAACGGCCAGTGCCGAGTCCTGGCCGTTGTATCCGCTAAACGACTGGGCCTGCCCGTACCCGCCCGTGAGGGACTTCGACGGGGCCGCATACCCGTTGTTGTAGGCGTCAAAGGTTTTGACTCCGTACTGGGCGACCTTCGAGGCGCGGATGACGTACTCACCGTTGGACAGCCGGGCGTTGATCTCATCTGAAGTCCCGGTGCCGGGACCTCGGACGTAACCCGCCATGGCGTAGCCCTTGTACTGGCCACCCTTGGCGAAGTTGATCAGCCCACCATCACGGCGGTTGAGGCTGCCTGGGGCAAGAGCCGTCATAGACGGGTCATCCGCATAGCCACCTCCATCAGCCTGCCGGTTGATGTGGTTGACGACCACGTCGACTTCCTTGCCCCTGATCCCATCAATGGCGGTCTTGATGCCCTGCGCCTTCGCCATGGTGTCCGCGTAGTTCTGGATCGCCACAGCAATTGGCACGTCTTTCGGGATCGACAGCGCCGAACGGGCAAGGTCGTCAGCCTTGGTTTCCGAAGCACCGAACGCCCGCGCTGTGTCGTACAGCGAGGTGTAGGTCTGGCCGAGTTTCACGCCCAGTTCGTCCTGCGTCGCGTTGTTGTTGGCCATTGCCTGGGTGGTGGCAATGGCTTTCTGCGCCAGTTCCCCGAACACGTCGTTTGCGCCACGGCCAGCCGCTGACGTCAAATCAAACGAGCCAGTGGCGGCATCGAGCACCGCGTTGCCGGCGGACTGCGAGGCCTTGACCTCATCGATTTTGACCTTCAGCCCATCCAGCGTCTCCTGATACGCGGCCTCCGCGTCCCGTGCGGACAGGGTGACAAGCCCGGTCTTGAACATCGCATCCAACAGCTTCGAGAGGGAGAGCACGGCGCCCTCTGCGCCGATGCCCATGTCGTCGAGCTTCTTGGTCGCCTCTTCCGTCATTTTGGCTTGGTACTCGGCTGCCTTAGCCTGCCCCTCACTGGATGCCTGCACGGCTGCCAATCGTGCCGGGATCTTGCCCAGGGCCATCTCTTCAAGCTCGTGCTGCTCCAGCTTGACCCCAAGCGCGGTTGCCTGACCCTTGAGGGCATCCGTGTACTGAGGCATGAGCTTCAAGACGTCCGCAGTGGACATGCCCATGCGGCCCTGGGCCTTTGCGGAGTTGTCTGCCTCTGCGGCGATCTTGGCGAAAGCGTCGCCGGCCTTCCCCGCTCCGCCGTTCTTGCTGATCGATGACAGGGTGGAATCGAGGCCCTGAATGTTGTCACGCATGGTGTTCAGCTTGGAGCCAGAGTTGAAGAAGTCTCCAATGGAGATGCTGAGGTCATCGAACACATCCTTTTGGGACATGCGGGCCAGGGCGTCACCAACGCCGTTGATCTGGGTGCCGAGCCCTCCGTCCCTAAAAACTGCGTCAAGGTCCTCTGTCCCCTGCCCGATGGTCAGGAGAGCCTGAGCATAGTCCTCTGTTGATTTGGCTGCCTGACCGAACATGGTCTTGCCGATGCCCCCGACAATCTGCAGACCGACGACGGCCGCGGCCGCGATGCCGGCCGCTTTCGCTACCTTTCCAAGCCCGCCAGCGAGCTTAGGTGAGGACTCAGCCAGCTCCGAGAACGCCCGTTTGGTTTCGAGGATCTTGGGGAAGGTCGTGAGGAAAGCCCCACCAACCAGTGCAGCGCCACCAGTCACGGCAGCCAAGCCAAGCCCGGTCTGCAGCAGCGGGCCAGGGATGCCGCCAACAACGTCGATCACGCGCTCGGCGCTCTGCGCCAGTGAACGGAGGACTTCATTAGCTCCGGATCCTGACTTGAGGAACACCGAATCGAGGGATCCGCCAAGCTTCTCGATGTCCCCGGCAAGGTTGTCCTGCTTAATAGCAGCTGTGGCGGCTGCGTAGCCAGAATCGTTGACCTTGGCAGTCCAATCAGCGATGCCTTTTGCGCCCTGTTCGTACAGGACGTTGGCGGCGCGAACAGCGTCTGAGCCGAAGATGATTTTCATCGACGCGTTGCGTGACTCGTCGGACACACCACGCATGGAGTCCTGTAGGACACCGGCGAACTTCGACAGGCCGATGAACTTGCCCTGCTGGTCATAAGCGGAGATCCCCAGCCTGGCCATCTCCTTTTCTGCTTCCTTCGAGTTGGGCGTAAGCGACTGCAGCATGGTCTTGAAGCTGGTTCCGGCGT from Pseudarthrobacter sp. SSS035 carries:
- a CDS encoding sugar phosphate isomerase/epimerase, which produces MTSNSEPSPFSRLSLNSATTKKLTLAEVVDGCVRAGIPAIAPWRDRVEEAGLDKAAKLIKDAGLRVSSLCRGGFLTAADAEGQAAALADNRAAVLEAAALDTRELFLVVGGLAPGEKDVVAARQRVADRLADLVRFATENGIRLVLEPLHPMYAADRAVISTLGQALDLAAPFNAHAVGVAVDTFHVWWDPDLKAQIERAGREGRIASYQVCDFNMPIAADPLLSRGFMGDGVIDFATISTWVRDAGYTGDIEVEIFNQEIWDADGDAVMETVKARYAELVLPYT
- a CDS encoding helix-turn-helix domain-containing protein — translated: MKVPPMLTVAELAARLNVSPDTVRRMCNSGQWPHSRIGRLYRFTEEHYQAIIATPESPEMMPRSQRDNIARLLRMIS
- a CDS encoding phage tail tape measure protein codes for the protein MAERSVVVRIRAELGDFRKNMQEASKVTQEVGKTATETAAKSSTALGQMVQSAQRHEEAWSKSGGALLGFGAAVAIGVGMAIKSYAEFDKAMSEVKAATHASAGDLELLRGAAINAGADTAYSAREAAEAITELSKAGVTTKDILSGGLDGALSLAAAGSLEVADAAELAATAMVQFKLSGDQIPHLADLLAAGAGKAQGSVQDLGAALNQSGLIAASTGLSIEETTGGLAAFASAGLLGSDAGTSFKTMLQSLTPNSKEAEKEMARLGISAYDQQGKFIGLSKFAGVLQDSMRGVSDESRNASMKIIFGSDAVRAANVLYEQGAKGIADWTAKVNDSGYAAATAAIKQDNLAGDIEKLGGSLDSVFLKSGSGANEVLRSLAQSAERVIDVVGGIPGPLLQTGLGLAAVTGGAALVGGAFLTTFPKILETKRAFSELAESSPKLAGGLGKVAKAAGIAAAAVVGLQIVGGIGKTMFGQAAKSTEDYAQALLTIGQGTEDLDAVFRDGGLGTQINGVGDALARMSQKDVFDDLSISIGDFFNSGSKLNTMRDNIQGLDSTLSSISKNGGAGKAGDAFAKIAAEADNSAKAQGRMGMSTADVLKLMPQYTDALKGQATALGVKLEQHELEEMALGKIPARLAAVQASSEGQAKAAEYQAKMTEEATKKLDDMGIGAEGAVLSLSKLLDAMFKTGLVTLSARDAEAAYQETLDGLKVKIDEVKASQSAGNAVLDAATGSFDLTSAAGRGANDVFGELAQKAIATTQAMANNNATQDELGVKLGQTYTSLYDTARAFGASETKADDLARSALSIPKDVPIAVAIQNYADTMAKAQGIKTAIDGIRGKEVDVVVNHINRQADGGGYADDPSMTALAPGSLNRRDGGLINFAKGGQYKGYAMAGYVRGPGTGTSDEINARLSNGEYVIRASKVAQYGVKTFDAYNNGYAAPSKSLTGGYGQAQSFSGYNGQDSALAVAAPVHMGDTYVQNPFTGQYLLAQVDHRASEVLAKADSMSQHMRKGRR